A window of the Lactuca sativa cultivar Salinas chromosome 5, Lsat_Salinas_v11, whole genome shotgun sequence genome harbors these coding sequences:
- the LOC111892646 gene encoding protein EFFECTOR OF TRANSCRIPTION 2, with protein sequence MGRTFSDAASTVPLLKREDCKRTKHDSAFSQWKILIGPRDWEDYLLSKEGAERYRTHNLPNCSSCPGVYELGIAVSLPQTESKTSSQLSSKRIIPVYLGQADNVRTRLQQYGRDGAHLENGWSNGEQTDRKLLGLFSDIFSYGFAIAFRWAPMDNKKDAEKTETQLLKTFDYAWNRGMNGERRPVDIHQKLKTASNTKRVPISRVFKKLHLIPPKKVGLNIKHCDPPVLENGSNFYTKQNDTNILTRIFKFTRSRPSLVANNHDTNNNSDDEQICGVALGHGSICTRPPVEGRKRCVDHKGMKVNASVKVKSRLFTGTNTDTEVCCGVTLDDDGSICTRMPVAGRKRCEEHKGMRIKMQKSYEGHKGIMVNGKIGVDSLTCVGVTVSGSFCRRKAGENSKFCWQHDQGRN encoded by the exons ATGGGGAGAACCTTCAGTGACGCCGCCTCCACAGTGCCGCTGTTGAAGAGAGAGGACTGTAAGCGCACCAAACATGATTCTGCTTTCTCGCAATGGAAG ATCCTAATTGGGCCTCGTGATTGGGAAGATTATTTGTTGAGCAAAGAAGGCGCAGAGAGATACAGGACTCACAATCTTCCAAATTGTTCTTCTTGTCCAGGGGTTTATGAGCTTGGGATAGCTGTTTCACTCCCACAAACAGAATCAAAAACTAGTAGCCAACTTAGCTCCAAAAGGATAATTCCTGTTTATCTCGGACAAGCTGATAATGTTAGAACTAGACTTCAACAGTATGGCCGTGATGGTGCTCATTTGGAGAATGGCTGGTCAAACGGAGAGCAAACTGACCGGAAACTCCTTGGATTGTTCTCCGACATATTCTCTTACGGCTTTGCAATTGCATTTCGATGGGCTCCG ATGGATAATAAGAAGGATGCTGAGAAAACAGAAACCCAGCTTTTAAAAACCTTCGATTACGCATGGAACCGAGGGATGAATGGGGAACGCCGCCCTGTTGACATCCATCAAAAGCTTAAAACCGCTTCCAACACTAAAAGGGTTCCCATATCCCGGGTTTTCAAAAAGCTTCATCTCATTCCTCCAAAAAAGGTGGGTCTTAATATCAAACATTGCGACCCACCCGTTTTGGAAAACGGATCTAACTTCTACACCAAGCAGAATGACACAAATATCCTCACAAGAATCTTCAAATTCACCCGATCACGCCCTTCTCTAGTAGCCAACAATCATGATACAAACAACAACAGTGATGATGAACAAATATGTGGTGTGGCATTGGGTCACGGATCTATATGTACTCGGCCTCCAGTTGAGGGAAGAAAGAGGTGCGTTGACCATAAAGGGATGAAAGTCAACGCATCTGTAAAAGTAAAATCCCGTTTATTTACTGGTACTAATACAGACACAGAGGTGTGTTGTGGGGTCACCCTTGATGATGATGGTTCTATATGTACAAGAATGCCTGTTGCAGGGAGGAAACGTTGTGAGGAACACAAAGGAATGAGAATAAAAATGCAAAAGAGTTATGAAGGACACAAGGGCATAATGGTCAATGGAAAAATTGGTGTGGATTCGTTGACTTGTGTAGGGGTTACAGTGAGTGGTTCGTTTTGTAGAAGGAAAGCAGGTGAAAATAGTAAGTTTTGCTGGCAACATGATCAGGGCCGAAATTAA